The Bombus vancouverensis nearcticus chromosome 12, iyBomVanc1_principal, whole genome shotgun sequence genome contains a region encoding:
- the anne gene encoding polyamine-transporting ATPase anne boleyn isoform X2: MNGTRGNGILHLKNGIDYINPGEEDQMEIYGYKRNNILTAVTWFLIIITGGLLRLVFHWIPHLMLLATHSKCQLENADTVLLVEKFQGKHTSYYVKKLQSLAAQDILGKPFDGKSLMDNEPWMENGSVITVKEVKEEYPPSLSLHLAGGQFKQVPSIVLFQCKKLTYVWDPERSEFLKLRGLDVGVLTSTLHQMQGLNSLEQHMRRCVYGNNEIVIQVKSILTLLCLEVLNPFYVFQLFSFCLWIADNYYYYAMVILAMSSVGIIMAVFQTRRNQHNLRSTVYSSDVATVMRDRATGQTATVPAEKLVPGDILVIPSHGCLMPCDAVLLTGNCILNESMLTGESVPVTKTPIPSSNEMIYDIKEHARHTLFCGTRVIQTRYYGSEKVLAVVVRTGFNTSKGGLVRSIMYPPPVDFKFEQDSYKFVVLLAGIASIGVIYTIVTKAMRGVPNHHIALEALDLVTIVVPPALPAAMTVGRMVAQRRLEKNKIYCTSPRTINVSGSIDCICFDKTGTLTEDGLDMWGVVNTIDKKFQPPIKDITSLPLNDLLIGMVTCHGITIIENQLVGDPLDLKMFESTGWSLEEPDVSDTSKFSMLFPTIVRPPKGSNLLKKLPNEIRISISRQNSMSSDVIDNISLNNLDTTLTGSTTELGEQGLEIGIVRQFPFTSSLQRMSVITRTLGANHYDLYCKGSPEMILSLSRAESIPADFGAVLQDYTSEGYRVIGLAHKSLNRLPYAKVQRLSRESAESDLTFIAFVIMENRLKPETTPVISALNTACIKTVMVTGDNMLTALSVARDCDIVKPGTAVIAVSATQQNQMKPQIYFTKSSSQPSMGHGDLSEMTDLNSVASLETVESGSFGNNQFDNDVNYLADDLHHSKNKYVFSLTGKTWALVKQYYPELIPKLVTRGAIFARMSPDQKQQLVQELQSLGYYVAMVGDGANDCGALKAAHTGISLSDTESSVASPFTSRETNISCVLTVIREGRAALVTSFGIFKYMASYSLTQFISVMLLYSFESNLTDIEFLYIDLFIISIFAFFFGRTEAYDGPLVKTAPLNSLISITPILSLVTQILIVALFQSISLWHLQQMDWFKPFNATEKAAENKDDVSCTENYTVFIISSMQYIILAVTFSKGHPYRKSLFTNYGLLTSFICLSLFSVYLATFPFEWLSDWFELILPENVGFRFILVGYGIVNFVISLLMEYFFVDYLVFRKLRYRWHNIDKSRRKFLAIDRDMARDLKWPPISQEPLPEAAPDILIRQNVTEIKIEKRVPESCHPVDTSFMNSPICENFKHFGSAREVTLNPKSLFNDRRNTVSMQTVPCFEDRDSVLKQPNIELTAKRRYNSESEKGINRYEKASFKSHSTNPIATLPRNTAMALQPQKLRDLKSALMHKSEYGLSPSTQSVLELDILPS; the protein is encoded by the exons ATGAACG GAACCAGAGGCAATGGAATTCTCCACCTAAAGAATGGTATCGATTACATCAACCCTGGTGAAGAAGATCAAATGGAAATTTATGG ATACAAGAGAAACAATATTCTAACCGCTGTTACTTGGTTCTTGATTATCATTACTGGAGGGCTTCTTAGATTGGTCTTTCACTGGATACCGCATCTTATGTTGTTGGCAACTCATTCCAAATGTCAATTAGAAAACGCAGACACTGTTTTGCTGGTAGAAAAGTTCCAAGGAAAACACACGAGTTATTACGTAAAGAAATTGCAGTCTTTGGCCGCTCAGGATATACT CGGTAAACCTTTCGATGGAAAATCATTGATGGATAATGAACCATGGATGGAGAACGGCAGCGTGATAACCGTCAAGGAAGTAAAGGAAGAATATCCTCCCTCACTCTCGCTGCATTTAGCCGGTGGACAATTTAAAC AGGTTCCGTCGATCGTCCTGTTCCAATGCAAGAAGTTAACTTACGTTTGGGACCCCGAGAGATCCGAGTTCCTAAAACTTCGTGGTTTAGACGTTGGTGTCCTAACTTCCACATTACATCAAATGCAAGGATTAAATTCGCTTGAACAGCATATGAG ACGTTGCGTTTACGGAAACAATGAAATCGTGATTCAAGTAAAGAGTATTCTAACGCTGCTTTGTCTCGAGGTCCTTAATCCATTCTACGTCTTCCAACTGTTTAGTTTTTGTCTCTGGATTGCCGACAACTATTATTATTACGCCATGGTCATCTTGGCCATGTCCAGCGTCGGCATAATTATGGCAGTCTTCCAGACTCGTCGG AACCAACACAACTTACGTTCCACCGTATACTCTTCCGACGTGGCAACGGTGATGAGAGACCGCGCGACTGGGCAAACAGCGACCGTGCCTGCTGAAAAATTAGTACCTGGTGATATTTTGGTTATTCCATCTCATGGTTGTTTGATGCCTTGTGACGCAGTGCTTCTGACTGGGAATTGCATTCTGAATGAATCTATGTTGACCGGAGAGTCGGTTCCTGTCACAAAAACACCTATTCCTTCGTCCAATGAAATGATATACGACATTAAGGAACATGCAAGACACACGCTGTTCTGTGGTACTCGAGTTATTCAAACAAGATACTACGGTTCAGAGAAG GTTCTGGCTGTTGTCGTGAGAACAGGGTTCAACACCAGCAAAGGTGGACTGGTCAGATCCATTATGTATCCTCCACCCGTCGATTTCAAGTTTGAACAAGATTCTTACAAGTTCGTCGTATTATTGGCTGGTATAGCTAGTATTGGCGTGATTTACACCATTGTGACAAAGGCTATGAGAGGTGTCCCAAACCATCACATCGCTCTTGAAGCGTTAGATCTGGTTACCATCGTAGTACCGCCAGCTCTACCAGCGGCTATGACAGTCGGTCGAATGGTGGCACAACGCAGACTTGAGAAAAACAAGATTTACTGTACGAGTCCAAGAACAATCAATGTGTCAGGATCAATTGACTGCATCTGTTTTGACAAAACTGGAACGCTGACTGAAGATGGTCTCGACATGTGGGGCGTAGTGAATACCATCGATAAGAAATTCCAGCCGCCTATTAAAGATATCACATCCTTGCCCCTAAACGATCTTCTCATCGGAATGGTGACTTGCCACGGAATCACTATAATAGAAAATCAACTTGTCGGAGATCCACTCGACCTAAAAATGTTTGAGTCTACGGGTTGGAGCTTGGAAGAGCCCGACGTATCCGATACGTCAAAATTCTCGATGCTTTTCCCTACAATAGTGCGACCACCAAAAGGCTCCAATCTATTGAAGAAGCTACCCAACGAAATAAGAATCTCGATCAGCCGACAAAATTCTATGTCTTCTGACGTGATCGATAACATCTCTTTAAACAACCTTGATACCACGTTGACTGGTTCCACGACAGAATTGGGGGAGCAAGGTTTAGAAATTGGAATCGTTCGTCAATTTCCGTTCACATCTAGTCTCCAAAGGATGAGCGTGATTACCAGGACGTTGGGAGCTAATCATTACGACCTCTATTGCAAAGGCAGCCCAGAAATGATTCTCAGCCTCTCCAGAGCAGAATCCA TCCCAGCAGATTTTGGCGCTGTGTTACAAGACTATACTTCGGAAGGCTACCGTGTGATCGGCCTCGCACACAAATCTTTGAATCGTCTTCCTTACGCCAAGGTCCAGCGATTGAGTCGCGAGTCTGCAGAGTCCGATCTGACGTTCATAGCATTCGTCATCATGGAAAATAGATTGAAACCAGAAACCACGCCTGTGATCAGTGCATTAAACACTGCCTGTATAAAGACTGTCATGGTGACTGGCGACAATATGCTGACTGCACTGTCCGTTGCCAGAGACTGTGACATCGTGAAGCCAGGTACAGCCGTCATTGCAGTCTCTGCCACTCAGCAGAACCAGATGAAACCACAAATCTATTTCACGAAGAGCAGCAGTCAGCCATCTATGGGACACGGAGATCTCAGCGAAATGACTGATTTGAATAGTGTAGCTAGCTTGGAAACAGTGGAGAGTGGCTCCTTTGGGAACAATCAGTTCGATAACGATGTCAATTATTTAGCCGACGA CTTACACCATTCAAAAAACAAATACGTGTTTTCACTCACGGGTAAAACGTGGGCCCTAGTCAAACAATATTACCCAGAACTGATTCCCAAACTTGTCACTCGTGGAGCAATCTTTGCGAGGATGTCGCCAGACCAGAAGCAACAACTCGTTCAGGAATTGCAATCTTTGGGATACTATGTTG ctATGGTAGGTGATGGGGCAAACGATTGTGGAGCTTTGAAAGCTGCCCACACCGGAATTTCTCTCTCTGACACTGAATCTTCAGTAGCATCGCCGTTTACCAGCCGCGAAACTAACATTTCTTGCGTATTGACCGTGATTCGAGAAGGTCGCGCAGCTTTGGTCACTTCCTTCGGAATTTTCAAGTATATGGCGAGTTATTCGCTCACTCAATTCATCTCAGTGATGCTGCTGTACAGTTTCGAGTCGAATTTGACAGACATCGAGTTCCTCTACATAGATCTCTTTATCATCTCGATCTTCGCTTTCTTCTTTGGTCGTACCGAGGCTTACGATGGTCCATTAGTCAAGACAGCTCCTCTGAACAGTCTCATTAGCATCACTCCCATTCTTAGCTTAGTGACGCAAATTTTGATTGTGGCTCTATTTCAGTCCATTAGTCTATGGCATCTTCAACAAATGGATTGGTTCAAACCGTTCAATGCCACGGAGAAAGCTGCTGAGAACAAGGACGATGTGAGCTGTACCGAAAATTACACAGTTTTCATAATCAGTTCCATGCAGTATATCATTCTGGCTGTGACGTTCTCTAAGGGTCATCCATATAGAAAGTCTCTGTTCACGAATTACGGTCTGCTCACCTCGTTCATTTGTCTCAGCCTCTTCTCCGTTTACCTCGCGACCTTTCCCTTTGAGTGGCTGAGTGACTGGTTCGAGCTGATTCTTCCAGAGAACGTTGGCTTCCGCTTCATCTTGGTCGGCTACGGTATCGTCAACTTCGTGATCTCGTTGCTAATGGAGTACTTCTTTGTTGACTACCTCGTTTTTAGAAAATTACGCTATCGTTGGCATAACATAGACAAATCTAGACGAAAGTTCCTCGCGATTGACCGTGACATGGCACGCGATTTAAAATGGCCACCGATCTCCCAAGAACCGTTACCAGAAGCTGCTCCCGATATTTTGATTCGTCAAAACGTCACCGAGATCAAGATCGAGAAACGCGTTCCCGAGTCCTGTCATCCTGTGGACACGAGCTTCATGAACAGTCCGATCTGTGAGAACTTCAAGCACTTTGGCTCTGCCAGAGAAGTCACTCTAAATCCCAAGTCCTTGTTCAACGATCGCAGAAACACCGTATCCATGCAAACGGTTCCTTGCTTCGAGGACAGAGATTCCGTGCTGAAACAACCGAACATAGAGCTGACAGCGAAGAGAAGATACAATTCGGAATCGGAGAAAGGAATCAATCGGTACGAAAAAGCCAGTTTTAAGAGCCACAGCACAAATCCAATCGCAACCCTGCCTAGGAACACCGCTATGGCTCTTCAACCGCAGAAATTGAGGGATTTGAAGAGCGCCTTGATGCACAAAAGCGAATATGGCTTGTCTCCCAGTACACAAAGTGTCCTTGAACTCGATATTCTACCGTCGTAG
- the anne gene encoding polyamine-transporting ATPase anne boleyn isoform X1 gives MPPTPNKLNLSFARNAYSVFGTRGTNTTADQQREQKTELLEGTRGNGILHLKNGIDYINPGEEDQMEIYGYKRNNILTAVTWFLIIITGGLLRLVFHWIPHLMLLATHSKCQLENADTVLLVEKFQGKHTSYYVKKLQSLAAQDILGKPFDGKSLMDNEPWMENGSVITVKEVKEEYPPSLSLHLAGGQFKQVPSIVLFQCKKLTYVWDPERSEFLKLRGLDVGVLTSTLHQMQGLNSLEQHMRRCVYGNNEIVIQVKSILTLLCLEVLNPFYVFQLFSFCLWIADNYYYYAMVILAMSSVGIIMAVFQTRRNQHNLRSTVYSSDVATVMRDRATGQTATVPAEKLVPGDILVIPSHGCLMPCDAVLLTGNCILNESMLTGESVPVTKTPIPSSNEMIYDIKEHARHTLFCGTRVIQTRYYGSEKVLAVVVRTGFNTSKGGLVRSIMYPPPVDFKFEQDSYKFVVLLAGIASIGVIYTIVTKAMRGVPNHHIALEALDLVTIVVPPALPAAMTVGRMVAQRRLEKNKIYCTSPRTINVSGSIDCICFDKTGTLTEDGLDMWGVVNTIDKKFQPPIKDITSLPLNDLLIGMVTCHGITIIENQLVGDPLDLKMFESTGWSLEEPDVSDTSKFSMLFPTIVRPPKGSNLLKKLPNEIRISISRQNSMSSDVIDNISLNNLDTTLTGSTTELGEQGLEIGIVRQFPFTSSLQRMSVITRTLGANHYDLYCKGSPEMILSLSRAESIPADFGAVLQDYTSEGYRVIGLAHKSLNRLPYAKVQRLSRESAESDLTFIAFVIMENRLKPETTPVISALNTACIKTVMVTGDNMLTALSVARDCDIVKPGTAVIAVSATQQNQMKPQIYFTKSSSQPSMGHGDLSEMTDLNSVASLETVESGSFGNNQFDNDVNYLADDLHHSKNKYVFSLTGKTWALVKQYYPELIPKLVTRGAIFARMSPDQKQQLVQELQSLGYYVAMVGDGANDCGALKAAHTGISLSDTESSVASPFTSRETNISCVLTVIREGRAALVTSFGIFKYMASYSLTQFISVMLLYSFESNLTDIEFLYIDLFIISIFAFFFGRTEAYDGPLVKTAPLNSLISITPILSLVTQILIVALFQSISLWHLQQMDWFKPFNATEKAAENKDDVSCTENYTVFIISSMQYIILAVTFSKGHPYRKSLFTNYGLLTSFICLSLFSVYLATFPFEWLSDWFELILPENVGFRFILVGYGIVNFVISLLMEYFFVDYLVFRKLRYRWHNIDKSRRKFLAIDRDMARDLKWPPISQEPLPEAAPDILIRQNVTEIKIEKRVPESCHPVDTSFMNSPICENFKHFGSAREVTLNPKSLFNDRRNTVSMQTVPCFEDRDSVLKQPNIELTAKRRYNSESEKGINRYEKASFKSHSTNPIATLPRNTAMALQPQKLRDLKSALMHKSEYGLSPSTQSVLELDILPS, from the exons ATGCCGCCTACTCCGAATAAATTGAACTTGAGCTTCGCCAGAAACGCGTACAGCGTGTTTGGAACACGCGGTACTAATACCACCGCTGATCAACAGCGTGAGCAGAAAACGGAACTTTTGGAGG GAACCAGAGGCAATGGAATTCTCCACCTAAAGAATGGTATCGATTACATCAACCCTGGTGAAGAAGATCAAATGGAAATTTATGG ATACAAGAGAAACAATATTCTAACCGCTGTTACTTGGTTCTTGATTATCATTACTGGAGGGCTTCTTAGATTGGTCTTTCACTGGATACCGCATCTTATGTTGTTGGCAACTCATTCCAAATGTCAATTAGAAAACGCAGACACTGTTTTGCTGGTAGAAAAGTTCCAAGGAAAACACACGAGTTATTACGTAAAGAAATTGCAGTCTTTGGCCGCTCAGGATATACT CGGTAAACCTTTCGATGGAAAATCATTGATGGATAATGAACCATGGATGGAGAACGGCAGCGTGATAACCGTCAAGGAAGTAAAGGAAGAATATCCTCCCTCACTCTCGCTGCATTTAGCCGGTGGACAATTTAAAC AGGTTCCGTCGATCGTCCTGTTCCAATGCAAGAAGTTAACTTACGTTTGGGACCCCGAGAGATCCGAGTTCCTAAAACTTCGTGGTTTAGACGTTGGTGTCCTAACTTCCACATTACATCAAATGCAAGGATTAAATTCGCTTGAACAGCATATGAG ACGTTGCGTTTACGGAAACAATGAAATCGTGATTCAAGTAAAGAGTATTCTAACGCTGCTTTGTCTCGAGGTCCTTAATCCATTCTACGTCTTCCAACTGTTTAGTTTTTGTCTCTGGATTGCCGACAACTATTATTATTACGCCATGGTCATCTTGGCCATGTCCAGCGTCGGCATAATTATGGCAGTCTTCCAGACTCGTCGG AACCAACACAACTTACGTTCCACCGTATACTCTTCCGACGTGGCAACGGTGATGAGAGACCGCGCGACTGGGCAAACAGCGACCGTGCCTGCTGAAAAATTAGTACCTGGTGATATTTTGGTTATTCCATCTCATGGTTGTTTGATGCCTTGTGACGCAGTGCTTCTGACTGGGAATTGCATTCTGAATGAATCTATGTTGACCGGAGAGTCGGTTCCTGTCACAAAAACACCTATTCCTTCGTCCAATGAAATGATATACGACATTAAGGAACATGCAAGACACACGCTGTTCTGTGGTACTCGAGTTATTCAAACAAGATACTACGGTTCAGAGAAG GTTCTGGCTGTTGTCGTGAGAACAGGGTTCAACACCAGCAAAGGTGGACTGGTCAGATCCATTATGTATCCTCCACCCGTCGATTTCAAGTTTGAACAAGATTCTTACAAGTTCGTCGTATTATTGGCTGGTATAGCTAGTATTGGCGTGATTTACACCATTGTGACAAAGGCTATGAGAGGTGTCCCAAACCATCACATCGCTCTTGAAGCGTTAGATCTGGTTACCATCGTAGTACCGCCAGCTCTACCAGCGGCTATGACAGTCGGTCGAATGGTGGCACAACGCAGACTTGAGAAAAACAAGATTTACTGTACGAGTCCAAGAACAATCAATGTGTCAGGATCAATTGACTGCATCTGTTTTGACAAAACTGGAACGCTGACTGAAGATGGTCTCGACATGTGGGGCGTAGTGAATACCATCGATAAGAAATTCCAGCCGCCTATTAAAGATATCACATCCTTGCCCCTAAACGATCTTCTCATCGGAATGGTGACTTGCCACGGAATCACTATAATAGAAAATCAACTTGTCGGAGATCCACTCGACCTAAAAATGTTTGAGTCTACGGGTTGGAGCTTGGAAGAGCCCGACGTATCCGATACGTCAAAATTCTCGATGCTTTTCCCTACAATAGTGCGACCACCAAAAGGCTCCAATCTATTGAAGAAGCTACCCAACGAAATAAGAATCTCGATCAGCCGACAAAATTCTATGTCTTCTGACGTGATCGATAACATCTCTTTAAACAACCTTGATACCACGTTGACTGGTTCCACGACAGAATTGGGGGAGCAAGGTTTAGAAATTGGAATCGTTCGTCAATTTCCGTTCACATCTAGTCTCCAAAGGATGAGCGTGATTACCAGGACGTTGGGAGCTAATCATTACGACCTCTATTGCAAAGGCAGCCCAGAAATGATTCTCAGCCTCTCCAGAGCAGAATCCA TCCCAGCAGATTTTGGCGCTGTGTTACAAGACTATACTTCGGAAGGCTACCGTGTGATCGGCCTCGCACACAAATCTTTGAATCGTCTTCCTTACGCCAAGGTCCAGCGATTGAGTCGCGAGTCTGCAGAGTCCGATCTGACGTTCATAGCATTCGTCATCATGGAAAATAGATTGAAACCAGAAACCACGCCTGTGATCAGTGCATTAAACACTGCCTGTATAAAGACTGTCATGGTGACTGGCGACAATATGCTGACTGCACTGTCCGTTGCCAGAGACTGTGACATCGTGAAGCCAGGTACAGCCGTCATTGCAGTCTCTGCCACTCAGCAGAACCAGATGAAACCACAAATCTATTTCACGAAGAGCAGCAGTCAGCCATCTATGGGACACGGAGATCTCAGCGAAATGACTGATTTGAATAGTGTAGCTAGCTTGGAAACAGTGGAGAGTGGCTCCTTTGGGAACAATCAGTTCGATAACGATGTCAATTATTTAGCCGACGA CTTACACCATTCAAAAAACAAATACGTGTTTTCACTCACGGGTAAAACGTGGGCCCTAGTCAAACAATATTACCCAGAACTGATTCCCAAACTTGTCACTCGTGGAGCAATCTTTGCGAGGATGTCGCCAGACCAGAAGCAACAACTCGTTCAGGAATTGCAATCTTTGGGATACTATGTTG ctATGGTAGGTGATGGGGCAAACGATTGTGGAGCTTTGAAAGCTGCCCACACCGGAATTTCTCTCTCTGACACTGAATCTTCAGTAGCATCGCCGTTTACCAGCCGCGAAACTAACATTTCTTGCGTATTGACCGTGATTCGAGAAGGTCGCGCAGCTTTGGTCACTTCCTTCGGAATTTTCAAGTATATGGCGAGTTATTCGCTCACTCAATTCATCTCAGTGATGCTGCTGTACAGTTTCGAGTCGAATTTGACAGACATCGAGTTCCTCTACATAGATCTCTTTATCATCTCGATCTTCGCTTTCTTCTTTGGTCGTACCGAGGCTTACGATGGTCCATTAGTCAAGACAGCTCCTCTGAACAGTCTCATTAGCATCACTCCCATTCTTAGCTTAGTGACGCAAATTTTGATTGTGGCTCTATTTCAGTCCATTAGTCTATGGCATCTTCAACAAATGGATTGGTTCAAACCGTTCAATGCCACGGAGAAAGCTGCTGAGAACAAGGACGATGTGAGCTGTACCGAAAATTACACAGTTTTCATAATCAGTTCCATGCAGTATATCATTCTGGCTGTGACGTTCTCTAAGGGTCATCCATATAGAAAGTCTCTGTTCACGAATTACGGTCTGCTCACCTCGTTCATTTGTCTCAGCCTCTTCTCCGTTTACCTCGCGACCTTTCCCTTTGAGTGGCTGAGTGACTGGTTCGAGCTGATTCTTCCAGAGAACGTTGGCTTCCGCTTCATCTTGGTCGGCTACGGTATCGTCAACTTCGTGATCTCGTTGCTAATGGAGTACTTCTTTGTTGACTACCTCGTTTTTAGAAAATTACGCTATCGTTGGCATAACATAGACAAATCTAGACGAAAGTTCCTCGCGATTGACCGTGACATGGCACGCGATTTAAAATGGCCACCGATCTCCCAAGAACCGTTACCAGAAGCTGCTCCCGATATTTTGATTCGTCAAAACGTCACCGAGATCAAGATCGAGAAACGCGTTCCCGAGTCCTGTCATCCTGTGGACACGAGCTTCATGAACAGTCCGATCTGTGAGAACTTCAAGCACTTTGGCTCTGCCAGAGAAGTCACTCTAAATCCCAAGTCCTTGTTCAACGATCGCAGAAACACCGTATCCATGCAAACGGTTCCTTGCTTCGAGGACAGAGATTCCGTGCTGAAACAACCGAACATAGAGCTGACAGCGAAGAGAAGATACAATTCGGAATCGGAGAAAGGAATCAATCGGTACGAAAAAGCCAGTTTTAAGAGCCACAGCACAAATCCAATCGCAACCCTGCCTAGGAACACCGCTATGGCTCTTCAACCGCAGAAATTGAGGGATTTGAAGAGCGCCTTGATGCACAAAAGCGAATATGGCTTGTCTCCCAGTACACAAAGTGTCCTTGAACTCGATATTCTACCGTCGTAG